Proteins co-encoded in one Streptomyces sp. SLBN-31 genomic window:
- a CDS encoding NUDIX domain-containing protein, with protein sequence MTARRSAGLLLYRHTEVGLEVLLGHMGGPFFAKRDAGAWTVPKGEYEPDEPAWEAARREFREELGLEPPDGEAMALGEVRQTNGKTVTAWAIEADLDPAAITPGTFVMEWPPKSGRTQEFPELDRVAWFGLDRGREVIVKAQSAFLDRLAEHSARRGSAEP encoded by the coding sequence GTGACCGCACGGCGCAGCGCGGGCCTGCTGTTGTACCGGCACACCGAAGTCGGCCTGGAGGTGTTGCTGGGCCATATGGGTGGGCCGTTCTTCGCCAAGCGTGACGCCGGAGCGTGGACCGTTCCGAAGGGCGAGTACGAGCCCGACGAGCCCGCCTGGGAGGCGGCCCGCCGGGAGTTCCGCGAGGAACTGGGGCTGGAGCCGCCCGACGGGGAGGCCATGGCGCTGGGCGAGGTGCGCCAGACCAACGGCAAGACCGTCACGGCCTGGGCGATCGAGGCCGACCTGGACCCGGCGGCGATCACTCCCGGCACGTTCGTGATGGAGTGGCCGCCGAAGTCGGGGCGGACCCAGGAGTTCCCCGAGCTGGACCGCGTGGCGTGGTTCGGCCTCGACCGGGGGCGCGAGGTGATCGTCAAGGCGCAGTCCGCGTTTCTCGACCGGCTGGCGGAGCACTCGGCCCGACGGGGTTCCGCGGAGCCCTGA
- a CDS encoding NADP-dependent succinic semialdehyde dehydrogenase, protein MPIATVNPANGETLKTYEAMGEEELERRLQLAEATFRTYRTTSFAERARLLNRAAELLDGMQQDIGRVMTTEMGKPVKQARAEAAKCAKAMRWYAEHAEELLADEEPSDSDVKDSGASRVRVRYRPLGPVLAVMPWNFPLWQVVRFAAPALMAGNVGLLKHASNVPQTALFLEDLFHQAGYPEGCFQTLLVGSGAVDDILRDDRVKAATLTGSEPAGRAVASTSGEMIKKTVLELGGSDPYVVMPSADIDRAAKVAVTARVQNNGQSCIAAKRFIVHTDVYDRFAERFVEGMKALRVGDPLEEDTEVGPLSSEQGRTDLEELVDDARRSGAEVLCGGQRPDGPGWFYPPTVLAGITREMRIHREEAFGPVATLYRAADLDEAVLIANDSPFGLSSNVWTRDEAEVDRFVRDLEAGGVFFNGMTASHPAFPFGGVKRSGYGRELAGHGIREFCNITTVWHGA, encoded by the coding sequence ATGCCCATCGCGACGGTGAACCCGGCGAACGGCGAGACGCTCAAGACGTACGAGGCCATGGGCGAGGAGGAGCTCGAGCGCCGGCTCCAGCTCGCGGAGGCGACGTTCCGCACGTACCGGACGACGTCGTTCGCCGAGCGCGCCCGCCTGCTGAACCGGGCCGCCGAACTGCTCGACGGGATGCAGCAGGACATCGGCCGGGTGATGACCACCGAGATGGGCAAGCCGGTCAAGCAGGCCCGCGCGGAGGCCGCCAAGTGCGCCAAGGCGATGCGCTGGTACGCCGAGCACGCCGAGGAACTCCTCGCCGACGAGGAGCCGTCCGACTCCGACGTCAAGGACTCGGGCGCGTCACGCGTTCGGGTGCGGTACCGGCCGCTGGGCCCGGTGCTCGCGGTGATGCCGTGGAACTTCCCGCTGTGGCAGGTGGTCCGGTTCGCGGCGCCCGCGCTGATGGCGGGGAACGTGGGCCTGCTCAAGCACGCCTCCAACGTCCCCCAGACGGCCCTGTTCCTGGAGGACCTCTTCCACCAGGCGGGCTACCCCGAGGGCTGCTTCCAGACGCTGCTCGTCGGCTCCGGCGCGGTCGACGACATCCTGCGCGACGACCGGGTCAAGGCGGCCACGCTGACGGGCAGCGAACCGGCCGGGCGGGCGGTGGCGTCCACCTCCGGAGAGATGATCAAGAAGACGGTGCTGGAGCTGGGCGGCAGCGACCCGTACGTCGTCATGCCCTCCGCCGACATCGACCGGGCGGCCAAGGTCGCGGTCACCGCGCGGGTGCAGAACAACGGGCAGTCGTGCATCGCCGCCAAGCGGTTCATCGTGCACACGGACGTGTACGACCGGTTCGCCGAGCGGTTCGTCGAGGGCATGAAGGCGCTCAGGGTCGGCGACCCGCTGGAGGAGGACACCGAGGTCGGGCCGCTCTCCAGCGAGCAGGGACGGACCGATCTGGAGGAACTGGTCGACGACGCGCGGCGCAGCGGCGCCGAGGTGCTGTGCGGCGGGCAGCGGCCGGACGGACCCGGCTGGTTCTACCCGCCGACCGTGCTCGCCGGGATCACCCGGGAGATGCGCATCCACCGCGAGGAGGCGTTCGGGCCGGTCGCCACGCTGTACCGGGCGGCGGACCTGGACGAGGCCGTGCTCATCGCCAACGACTCGCCGTTCGGACTCAGTTCGAACGTGTGGACCCGGGACGAGGCGGAGGTGGACCGGTTCGTACGGGACCTGGAGGCCGGCGGCGTGTTCTTCAACGGGATGACCGCCTCCCATCCGGCGTTCCCGTTCGGCGGGGTCAAGCGGTCCGGGTACGGGCGTGAGCTGGCCGGGCACGGAATCCGCGAGTTCTGCAACATCACGACGGTTTGGCACGGGGCGTGA
- a CDS encoding DUF6213 family protein, with amino-acid sequence MNREVTLPLIVDDRGTLQVAAADVSKLLRTVGGRWLHLVEAGEEGLDEDTVAALTIELAKLADRIDVACIAHSSGGAP; translated from the coding sequence GTGAACCGCGAAGTGACTCTGCCTCTGATCGTCGACGACCGCGGGACCCTGCAGGTGGCCGCCGCCGACGTGAGCAAGTTGTTGCGGACCGTGGGCGGTCGGTGGCTGCACCTCGTGGAGGCCGGTGAGGAGGGCCTCGACGAGGACACGGTGGCCGCGTTGACCATCGAGCTGGCCAAGCTCGCCGACCGGATCGACGTGGCGTGCATCGCCCACAGCAGCGGGGGCGCACCGTAG